The Streptococcus pantholopis genome has a segment encoding these proteins:
- the vicK gene encoding cell wall metabolism sensor histidine kinase VicK, producing the protein MNNNIVGNLNTFEFAILLLLVFVAFYFIHLAIRDFRFSKNIRMLSDKVRDLITGNYTGDIKVSGDADMRDLAEHLNDLSKVFQLTHENLAQEKNRLASILAYMTDGVLATDRTGQIIMINEMAQKQLNLSRDEALQLNIVDILGQDSPYNYSDLVSKTPEIVLNQRNEYDEFITLRIRFALNRRESGFISGLVAVLHDTTEQEKEERERRLFVSNVSHELRTPLTSVKSYLEALDEGALKEDIAPSFIKVSLDETNRMIRMISDLLNLSRIDNQVTQLDIEMINFTAYMTSVLDRFDHIKNQESFGGKYYEIVRDYPAVPIWIEIDTDKMTQVLDNIINNAIKYSPDGANITVSMKTTDTQLIISVADEGLGIPKKDLPLIFDRFYRVDKARSRAQGGTGLGLAIAKEIVKQHQGFIWAKSDYGKGSTFTIVLPYEKSANIYEEWEEDGD; encoded by the coding sequence ATGAATAATAATATCGTAGGAAATTTAAATACTTTTGAATTTGCTATCCTGCTTCTGCTTGTTTTTGTGGCATTTTATTTTATTCATCTGGCTATCCGGGATTTTCGCTTCTCTAAAAATATCCGCATGCTTAGTGATAAGGTCAGAGACTTAATCACCGGTAACTACACCGGTGATATTAAGGTCTCTGGAGATGCAGATATGAGAGATTTGGCTGAGCATCTCAATGATTTGTCCAAAGTTTTTCAGCTGACTCATGAAAATTTAGCCCAAGAAAAAAATCGCTTAGCCAGTATTCTGGCTTATATGACTGATGGGGTGCTGGCAACAGACCGAACCGGGCAAATTATAATGATTAATGAAATGGCGCAGAAGCAGCTGAATTTAAGCCGTGATGAAGCCCTTCAGCTGAATATTGTAGATATTTTAGGGCAGGACAGTCCCTATAATTACAGCGACTTGGTATCAAAGACACCGGAGATTGTTTTAAATCAGCGCAATGAGTACGATGAATTTATAACGCTGCGTATCCGATTTGCTCTTAACCGGCGTGAAAGCGGCTTTATTTCAGGTTTGGTTGCTGTTTTACATGACACAACAGAACAGGAAAAGGAGGAGCGTGAGCGTCGGCTGTTTGTTTCCAATGTCAGCCATGAGCTGAGAACTCCTCTGACTTCAGTAAAATCTTATTTGGAGGCGCTGGATGAAGGAGCGCTGAAAGAGGATATTGCGCCCAGCTTTATCAAGGTTTCTCTGGATGAAACCAATCGGATGATACGGATGATTTCGGACTTGCTCAATTTATCCAGAATCGATAATCAGGTCACGCAGTTAGACATTGAAATGATTAATTTTACTGCTTATATGACCTCTGTTTTAGACCGATTTGACCACATTAAGAATCAGGAGAGTTTTGGCGGAAAATATTATGAAATTGTCAGAGACTATCCTGCTGTGCCTATTTGGATTGAAATCGATACAGACAAGATGACACAGGTGCTGGACAATATTATCAACAATGCCATAAAATATTCTCCGGACGGAGCCAATATCACCGTCAGTATGAAAACGACAGATACACAGCTGATTATTTCTGTCGCTGATGAAGGCCTGGGAATTCCTAAAAAAGATCTGCCTCTGATTTTTGACCGCTTTTACCGAGTAGATAAAGCAAGGAGCCGAGCTCAGGGAGGGACAGGCCTGGGGTTGGCTATTGCCAAGGAAATTGTTAAGCAGCATCAGGGATTTATTTGGGCTAAAAGTGATTATGGCAAAGGGTCGACCTTTACCATTGTTTTACCATATGAAAAGTCTGCTAATATTTATGAAGAATGGGAGGAAGACGGCGACTGA
- a CDS encoding MBL fold metallo-hydrolase produces the protein MSESGFKYSILASGSSGNSFYLETDKKRLLVDAGLTGKKISSLLAEIDRKPEDLDAILITHEHSDHIKGVGVLARKYHLDIYANEKTWQVIDEHQMIGQINQEQKHIFKRGSLMTFADLDVESFGVSHDAAEPQFYRFMKDNKSFVMLTDTGYVSDRLAGLIENADAYLIESNHDIEILRSGSYPWRLKQRILSDKGHLSNDDGAQAMIRTIGRRTQKIYLGHLSKENNIKELAHMTMENSLLSADLGAGTDFKVFDTSPDTATPLTKI, from the coding sequence ATGTCAGAAAGCGGATTTAAATACAGTATCTTAGCTTCAGGCTCGAGCGGCAATAGTTTTTATCTTGAAACAGACAAAAAACGTCTTTTAGTTGATGCCGGTCTAACCGGCAAAAAGATAAGCAGCCTATTGGCAGAAATTGACCGAAAACCGGAAGACCTTGATGCTATTCTGATTACACATGAACATTCGGACCACATAAAAGGTGTGGGGGTCTTGGCTCGTAAGTATCATTTGGATATTTATGCCAATGAGAAGACCTGGCAAGTAATAGATGAACATCAGATGATTGGTCAGATCAATCAGGAACAAAAACATATTTTTAAACGCGGAAGTCTGATGACATTTGCCGACCTTGACGTTGAAAGCTTCGGTGTCAGTCACGATGCGGCTGAACCCCAGTTTTACCGTTTTATGAAAGATAATAAAAGCTTTGTAATGCTGACGGATACAGGCTATGTCAGTGATCGGCTGGCGGGATTGATTGAAAATGCAGATGCCTACCTGATTGAATCCAATCATGATATTGAAATTCTTCGGTCAGGCTCTTACCCATGGCGGCTTAAGCAGCGTATTCTTTCAGATAAAGGTCATTTGTCCAATGATGATGGAGCTCAAGCTATGATTAGAACAATCGGCAGAAGGACACAGAAGATTTATCTGGGCCATCTGAGCAAAGAAAACAATATCAAAGAATTAGCGCATATGACGATGGAAAACAGTCTGTTATCAGCTGATTTGGGGGCAGGTACTGACTTTAAGGTTTTTGATACTTCGCCTGATACCGCTACTCCTTTGACTAAAATTTAG